In Raphanus sativus cultivar WK10039 chromosome 5, ASM80110v3, whole genome shotgun sequence, the following proteins share a genomic window:
- the LOC108856503 gene encoding probable LRR receptor-like serine/threonine-protein kinase At5g63710 isoform X1 — MILTFVGITSSSTQPDIEGGALLQLRDSLKDSSNRLRWTRDFVSPCFSWSYVTCRDQSVVALSLASNGFTGTLSPSITKLKFLVTLELQNNSISGTLPDYLGNMVNLQTLNLSMNSFNGSIPTSWSQLSNLKHLDLSNTNLTGSIPTQFFSIPTFDFSGTHLICGKSLNQPCSSSSRLPVTSSKKKLRDITLTASCVASVILFLGAMVMYHHHRLRRTKNDIFFDVAGEDDRKISFGQLKRFSLREVQLATDSFNESNLIGQGGFGKVYRGMLPDKTKVAVKRLADYFSPGGEAAFQREIQLISVAVHKNLLRLIGFCTTSSERILVYPYMENLSVAYRLRDLKAGEEGLDWPTRKRVAYGSAHGLEYLHEHCNPKIIHRDLKAANILLDNNFEPVLGDFGLAKLVDTSLTHVTTQVRGTMGHIAPEYLCTGKSSEKTDVFGYGITLLELVTGQRAIDFSRLEEEENVLLLDHCWLCMKQIKKLLREQRLRDIVDSNLTTYDSEEVETIVQVALLCTQGAPEDRPAMSEVVKMLQGTGGLAEKWIEWEQLEEVRNKEALLLPTLPATWDEEESTIDQESIRLSSAR, encoded by the exons atgatcttaaCTTTTGTGGGGATCACTTCTTCATCAACTCAACCAGATATAGAAG GAGGAGCTTTGTTGCAGCTCAGAGACTCACTTAAGGATTCAAGCAATCGTCTTAGATGGACACGCGATTTCGTGAGCCCTTGCTTTAGCTGGTCTTATGTCACCTGCAGAGACCAGAGCGTTGTGGCTCT GAGTCTTGCCTCAAATGGATTCACAGGAACACTCTCTCCATCTATTACAAAACTGAAATTCTTGGTTACACT AGAGTTACAGAACAACAGTATATCTGGTACTTTACCAGATTATCTAGGGAACATGGTTAATCTTCAGACGTTAAACCTATCAATGAACAGTTTCAACGGCTCAATACCCACGAGCTGGAGTCAGCTATCGAATCTAAAGCACTT AGATCTCTCAAACACTAACTTAACAGGAAGCATCCCAACACAGTTCTTCTCAATCCCAACATTCGA TTTTTCAGGAACTCATCTTATATGTGGTAAAAGCTTGAACCAGCCTTGTTCCTCAAGCTCTCGTCTTCCAG TCACGTCCTCCAAGAAGAAGCTAAGAGACATAACTTTAACCGCAAGCTGCGTTGCTTCTGTAATCTTATTCCTCGGAGCTATGGTTATGTATCACCACCATCGCCTCCGCAGAACCAAGAACGACATCTTTTTCGATGTAGCTGGTGAAGATGACAGGAAGATCTCCTTCGGACAGCTAAAAAGATTCTCATTGCGTGAAGTCCAGCTAGCAACAGACAGTTTCAACGAGAGCAATCTGATCGGACAAGGAGGGTTTGGAAAAGTGTACAGAGGTATGCTTCCGGACAAAACAAAAGTTGCAGTGAAACGTCTTGCGGATTACTTCAGTCCTGGAGGTGAAGCAGCTTTCCAAAGAGAGATTCAGCTCATTAGCGTCGCGGTTCATAAGAATCTCTTACGTCTCATTGGCTTCTGCACAACTTCCTCTGAGAGAATCCTCGTGTATCCATACATGGAGAATCTTAGCGTTGCATATCGACTAAGAG ATTTGAAGGCGGGAGAGGAAGGGTTAGACTGGCCAACAAGGAAACGTGTGGCTTACGGTTCAGCTCATGGTTTGGAGTATCTACACGAGCATTGTAACCCTAAGATCATACACCGTGATCTCAAGGCTGCAAACATACTTCTAGACAACAACTTTGAGCCTGTTCTTGGAGATTTTGGTTTAGCTAAGCTTGTGGACACCTCGTTGACTCATGTCACAACTCAAGTCCGTGGCACAATGGGACACATTGCGCCAGAGTATCTCTGCACAGGAAAATCATCAGAGAAGACCGATGTTTTCGGTTACGGTATAACGCTTCTTGAACTCGTTACTGGTCAGCGCGCAATCGATTTTTCACGCTTGGAAGAGGAGGAAAACGTTCTCTTGCTAGATCAT TGTTGGTTGTGTATGAAACAGATAAAGAAGCTGTTGAGAGAACAGAGACTCAGAGACATTGTTGATAGCAATTTGACTACATATGATTCTGAAGAAGTTGAAACCATTGTTCAAGTGGCTCTTCTATGTACACAAGGCGCACCGGAAGATAGACCAGCGATGTCTGAAGTGGTTAAGATGCTTCAAGGGACTGGTGGTTTGGCTGAAAAATGGATTGAGTGGGAACAGCTTGAAGAAGTTAGGAACAAAGAAGCATTGTTGCTTCCGACTTTGCCAGCTACTTGGGATGAAGAAGAATCCACCATTGATCAGGAATCTATCAGGTTATCGTCAGCAAGGTAA
- the LOC108856503 gene encoding probable LRR receptor-like serine/threonine-protein kinase At5g63710 isoform X6, with translation MAHSGNGERFCDPLRNCFTWNHLILQCFMILTFVGITSSSTQPDIEGGALLQLRDSLKDSSNRLRWTRDFVSPCFSWSYVTCRDQSVVALSLASNGFTGTLSPSITKLKFLVTLELQNNSISGTLPDYLGNMVNLQTLNLSMNSFNGSIPTSWSQLSNLKHLDLSNTNLTGSIPTQFFSIPTFDFSGTHLICGKSLNQPCSSSSRLPVTSSKKKLRDITLTASCVASVILFLGAMVMYHHHRLRRTKNDIFFDVAGEDDRKISFGQLKRFSLREVQLATDSFNESNLIGQGGFGKVYRGMLPDKTKVAVKRLADYFSPGGEAAFQREIQLISVAVHKNLLRLIGFCTTSSERILVYPYMENLSVAYRLRDLKAGEEGLDWPTRKRVAYGSAHGLEYLHEHCNPKIIHRDLKAANILLDNNFEPVLGDFGLAKLVDTSLTHVTTQVRGTMGHIAPEYLCTGKSSEKTDVFGYGITLLELVTGQRAIDFSRLEEEENVLLLDHIKKLLREQRLRDIVDSNLTTYDSEEVETIVQVALLCTQGAPEDRPAMSEVVKMLQGTGGLAEKWIEWEQLEEVRNKEALLLPTLPATWDEEESTIDQESIRLSSAR, from the exons ATGGCTCACTCAG GGAACGGTGAAAGATTTTGCGATCCACTAAGAAATTGCTTTACATGGAACCATTTGATCTTacaatgcttcatgatcttaaCTTTTGTGGGGATCACTTCTTCATCAACTCAACCAGATATAGAAG GAGGAGCTTTGTTGCAGCTCAGAGACTCACTTAAGGATTCAAGCAATCGTCTTAGATGGACACGCGATTTCGTGAGCCCTTGCTTTAGCTGGTCTTATGTCACCTGCAGAGACCAGAGCGTTGTGGCTCT GAGTCTTGCCTCAAATGGATTCACAGGAACACTCTCTCCATCTATTACAAAACTGAAATTCTTGGTTACACT AGAGTTACAGAACAACAGTATATCTGGTACTTTACCAGATTATCTAGGGAACATGGTTAATCTTCAGACGTTAAACCTATCAATGAACAGTTTCAACGGCTCAATACCCACGAGCTGGAGTCAGCTATCGAATCTAAAGCACTT AGATCTCTCAAACACTAACTTAACAGGAAGCATCCCAACACAGTTCTTCTCAATCCCAACATTCGA TTTTTCAGGAACTCATCTTATATGTGGTAAAAGCTTGAACCAGCCTTGTTCCTCAAGCTCTCGTCTTCCAG TCACGTCCTCCAAGAAGAAGCTAAGAGACATAACTTTAACCGCAAGCTGCGTTGCTTCTGTAATCTTATTCCTCGGAGCTATGGTTATGTATCACCACCATCGCCTCCGCAGAACCAAGAACGACATCTTTTTCGATGTAGCTGGTGAAGATGACAGGAAGATCTCCTTCGGACAGCTAAAAAGATTCTCATTGCGTGAAGTCCAGCTAGCAACAGACAGTTTCAACGAGAGCAATCTGATCGGACAAGGAGGGTTTGGAAAAGTGTACAGAGGTATGCTTCCGGACAAAACAAAAGTTGCAGTGAAACGTCTTGCGGATTACTTCAGTCCTGGAGGTGAAGCAGCTTTCCAAAGAGAGATTCAGCTCATTAGCGTCGCGGTTCATAAGAATCTCTTACGTCTCATTGGCTTCTGCACAACTTCCTCTGAGAGAATCCTCGTGTATCCATACATGGAGAATCTTAGCGTTGCATATCGACTAAGAG ATTTGAAGGCGGGAGAGGAAGGGTTAGACTGGCCAACAAGGAAACGTGTGGCTTACGGTTCAGCTCATGGTTTGGAGTATCTACACGAGCATTGTAACCCTAAGATCATACACCGTGATCTCAAGGCTGCAAACATACTTCTAGACAACAACTTTGAGCCTGTTCTTGGAGATTTTGGTTTAGCTAAGCTTGTGGACACCTCGTTGACTCATGTCACAACTCAAGTCCGTGGCACAATGGGACACATTGCGCCAGAGTATCTCTGCACAGGAAAATCATCAGAGAAGACCGATGTTTTCGGTTACGGTATAACGCTTCTTGAACTCGTTACTGGTCAGCGCGCAATCGATTTTTCACGCTTGGAAGAGGAGGAAAACGTTCTCTTGCTAGATCAT ATAAAGAAGCTGTTGAGAGAACAGAGACTCAGAGACATTGTTGATAGCAATTTGACTACATATGATTCTGAAGAAGTTGAAACCATTGTTCAAGTGGCTCTTCTATGTACACAAGGCGCACCGGAAGATAGACCAGCGATGTCTGAAGTGGTTAAGATGCTTCAAGGGACTGGTGGTTTGGCTGAAAAATGGATTGAGTGGGAACAGCTTGAAGAAGTTAGGAACAAAGAAGCATTGTTGCTTCCGACTTTGCCAGCTACTTGGGATGAAGAAGAATCCACCATTGATCAGGAATCTATCAGGTTATCGTCAGCAAGGTAA
- the LOC108856503 gene encoding probable LRR receptor-like serine/threonine-protein kinase At5g63710 isoform X2, with translation MTMFHIKNKQSWNGERFCDPLRNCFTWNHLILQCFMILTFVGITSSSTQPDIEGGALLQLRDSLKDSSNRLRWTRDFVSPCFSWSYVTCRDQSVVALSLASNGFTGTLSPSITKLKFLVTLELQNNSISGTLPDYLGNMVNLQTLNLSMNSFNGSIPTSWSQLSNLKHLDLSNTNLTGSIPTQFFSIPTFDFSGTHLICGKSLNQPCSSSSRLPVTSSKKKLRDITLTASCVASVILFLGAMVMYHHHRLRRTKNDIFFDVAGEDDRKISFGQLKRFSLREVQLATDSFNESNLIGQGGFGKVYRGMLPDKTKVAVKRLADYFSPGGEAAFQREIQLISVAVHKNLLRLIGFCTTSSERILVYPYMENLSVAYRLRDLKAGEEGLDWPTRKRVAYGSAHGLEYLHEHCNPKIIHRDLKAANILLDNNFEPVLGDFGLAKLVDTSLTHVTTQVRGTMGHIAPEYLCTGKSSEKTDVFGYGITLLELVTGQRAIDFSRLEEEENVLLLDHCWLCMKQIKKLLREQRLRDIVDSNLTTYDSEEVETIVQVALLCTQGAPEDRPAMSEVVKMLQGTGGLAEKWIEWEQLEEVRNKEALLLPTLPATWDEEESTIDQESIRLSSAR, from the exons ATGACAATGTTTCAcatcaaaaacaaacaaagct GGAACGGTGAAAGATTTTGCGATCCACTAAGAAATTGCTTTACATGGAACCATTTGATCTTacaatgcttcatgatcttaaCTTTTGTGGGGATCACTTCTTCATCAACTCAACCAGATATAGAAG GAGGAGCTTTGTTGCAGCTCAGAGACTCACTTAAGGATTCAAGCAATCGTCTTAGATGGACACGCGATTTCGTGAGCCCTTGCTTTAGCTGGTCTTATGTCACCTGCAGAGACCAGAGCGTTGTGGCTCT GAGTCTTGCCTCAAATGGATTCACAGGAACACTCTCTCCATCTATTACAAAACTGAAATTCTTGGTTACACT AGAGTTACAGAACAACAGTATATCTGGTACTTTACCAGATTATCTAGGGAACATGGTTAATCTTCAGACGTTAAACCTATCAATGAACAGTTTCAACGGCTCAATACCCACGAGCTGGAGTCAGCTATCGAATCTAAAGCACTT AGATCTCTCAAACACTAACTTAACAGGAAGCATCCCAACACAGTTCTTCTCAATCCCAACATTCGA TTTTTCAGGAACTCATCTTATATGTGGTAAAAGCTTGAACCAGCCTTGTTCCTCAAGCTCTCGTCTTCCAG TCACGTCCTCCAAGAAGAAGCTAAGAGACATAACTTTAACCGCAAGCTGCGTTGCTTCTGTAATCTTATTCCTCGGAGCTATGGTTATGTATCACCACCATCGCCTCCGCAGAACCAAGAACGACATCTTTTTCGATGTAGCTGGTGAAGATGACAGGAAGATCTCCTTCGGACAGCTAAAAAGATTCTCATTGCGTGAAGTCCAGCTAGCAACAGACAGTTTCAACGAGAGCAATCTGATCGGACAAGGAGGGTTTGGAAAAGTGTACAGAGGTATGCTTCCGGACAAAACAAAAGTTGCAGTGAAACGTCTTGCGGATTACTTCAGTCCTGGAGGTGAAGCAGCTTTCCAAAGAGAGATTCAGCTCATTAGCGTCGCGGTTCATAAGAATCTCTTACGTCTCATTGGCTTCTGCACAACTTCCTCTGAGAGAATCCTCGTGTATCCATACATGGAGAATCTTAGCGTTGCATATCGACTAAGAG ATTTGAAGGCGGGAGAGGAAGGGTTAGACTGGCCAACAAGGAAACGTGTGGCTTACGGTTCAGCTCATGGTTTGGAGTATCTACACGAGCATTGTAACCCTAAGATCATACACCGTGATCTCAAGGCTGCAAACATACTTCTAGACAACAACTTTGAGCCTGTTCTTGGAGATTTTGGTTTAGCTAAGCTTGTGGACACCTCGTTGACTCATGTCACAACTCAAGTCCGTGGCACAATGGGACACATTGCGCCAGAGTATCTCTGCACAGGAAAATCATCAGAGAAGACCGATGTTTTCGGTTACGGTATAACGCTTCTTGAACTCGTTACTGGTCAGCGCGCAATCGATTTTTCACGCTTGGAAGAGGAGGAAAACGTTCTCTTGCTAGATCAT TGTTGGTTGTGTATGAAACAGATAAAGAAGCTGTTGAGAGAACAGAGACTCAGAGACATTGTTGATAGCAATTTGACTACATATGATTCTGAAGAAGTTGAAACCATTGTTCAAGTGGCTCTTCTATGTACACAAGGCGCACCGGAAGATAGACCAGCGATGTCTGAAGTGGTTAAGATGCTTCAAGGGACTGGTGGTTTGGCTGAAAAATGGATTGAGTGGGAACAGCTTGAAGAAGTTAGGAACAAAGAAGCATTGTTGCTTCCGACTTTGCCAGCTACTTGGGATGAAGAAGAATCCACCATTGATCAGGAATCTATCAGGTTATCGTCAGCAAGGTAA
- the LOC108856503 gene encoding probable LRR receptor-like serine/threonine-protein kinase At5g63710 isoform X4: MILTFVGITSSSTQPDIEGGALLQLRDSLKDSSNRLRWTRDFVSPCFSWSYVTCRDQSVVALSLASNGFTGTLSPSITKLKFLVTLELQNNSISGTLPDYLGNMVNLQTLNLSMNSFNGSIPTSWSQLSNLKHLDLSNTNLTGSIPTQFFSIPTFDFSGTHLICGKSLNQPCSSSSRLPVTSSKKKLRDITLTASCVASVILFLGAMVMYHHHRLRRTKNDIFFDVAGEDDRKISFGQLKRFSLREVQLATDSFNESNLIGQGGFGKVYRGMLPDKTKVAVKRLADYFSPGGEAAFQREIQLISVAVHKNLLRLIGFCTTSSERILVYPYMENLSVAYRLRDLKAGEEGLDWPTRKRVAYGSAHGLEYLHEHCNPKIIHRDLKAANILLDNNFEPVLGDFGLAKLVDTSLTHVTTQVRGTMGHIAPEYLCTGKSSEKTDVFGYGITLLELVTGQRAIDFSRLEEEENVLLLDHIKKLLREQRLRDIVDSNLTTYDSEEVETIVQVALLCTQGAPEDRPAMSEVVKMLQGTGGLAEKWIEWEQLEEVRNKEALLLPTLPATWDEEESTIDQESIRLSSAR, encoded by the exons atgatcttaaCTTTTGTGGGGATCACTTCTTCATCAACTCAACCAGATATAGAAG GAGGAGCTTTGTTGCAGCTCAGAGACTCACTTAAGGATTCAAGCAATCGTCTTAGATGGACACGCGATTTCGTGAGCCCTTGCTTTAGCTGGTCTTATGTCACCTGCAGAGACCAGAGCGTTGTGGCTCT GAGTCTTGCCTCAAATGGATTCACAGGAACACTCTCTCCATCTATTACAAAACTGAAATTCTTGGTTACACT AGAGTTACAGAACAACAGTATATCTGGTACTTTACCAGATTATCTAGGGAACATGGTTAATCTTCAGACGTTAAACCTATCAATGAACAGTTTCAACGGCTCAATACCCACGAGCTGGAGTCAGCTATCGAATCTAAAGCACTT AGATCTCTCAAACACTAACTTAACAGGAAGCATCCCAACACAGTTCTTCTCAATCCCAACATTCGA TTTTTCAGGAACTCATCTTATATGTGGTAAAAGCTTGAACCAGCCTTGTTCCTCAAGCTCTCGTCTTCCAG TCACGTCCTCCAAGAAGAAGCTAAGAGACATAACTTTAACCGCAAGCTGCGTTGCTTCTGTAATCTTATTCCTCGGAGCTATGGTTATGTATCACCACCATCGCCTCCGCAGAACCAAGAACGACATCTTTTTCGATGTAGCTGGTGAAGATGACAGGAAGATCTCCTTCGGACAGCTAAAAAGATTCTCATTGCGTGAAGTCCAGCTAGCAACAGACAGTTTCAACGAGAGCAATCTGATCGGACAAGGAGGGTTTGGAAAAGTGTACAGAGGTATGCTTCCGGACAAAACAAAAGTTGCAGTGAAACGTCTTGCGGATTACTTCAGTCCTGGAGGTGAAGCAGCTTTCCAAAGAGAGATTCAGCTCATTAGCGTCGCGGTTCATAAGAATCTCTTACGTCTCATTGGCTTCTGCACAACTTCCTCTGAGAGAATCCTCGTGTATCCATACATGGAGAATCTTAGCGTTGCATATCGACTAAGAG ATTTGAAGGCGGGAGAGGAAGGGTTAGACTGGCCAACAAGGAAACGTGTGGCTTACGGTTCAGCTCATGGTTTGGAGTATCTACACGAGCATTGTAACCCTAAGATCATACACCGTGATCTCAAGGCTGCAAACATACTTCTAGACAACAACTTTGAGCCTGTTCTTGGAGATTTTGGTTTAGCTAAGCTTGTGGACACCTCGTTGACTCATGTCACAACTCAAGTCCGTGGCACAATGGGACACATTGCGCCAGAGTATCTCTGCACAGGAAAATCATCAGAGAAGACCGATGTTTTCGGTTACGGTATAACGCTTCTTGAACTCGTTACTGGTCAGCGCGCAATCGATTTTTCACGCTTGGAAGAGGAGGAAAACGTTCTCTTGCTAGATCAT ATAAAGAAGCTGTTGAGAGAACAGAGACTCAGAGACATTGTTGATAGCAATTTGACTACATATGATTCTGAAGAAGTTGAAACCATTGTTCAAGTGGCTCTTCTATGTACACAAGGCGCACCGGAAGATAGACCAGCGATGTCTGAAGTGGTTAAGATGCTTCAAGGGACTGGTGGTTTGGCTGAAAAATGGATTGAGTGGGAACAGCTTGAAGAAGTTAGGAACAAAGAAGCATTGTTGCTTCCGACTTTGCCAGCTACTTGGGATGAAGAAGAATCCACCATTGATCAGGAATCTATCAGGTTATCGTCAGCAAGGTAA
- the LOC108856503 gene encoding probable LRR receptor-like serine/threonine-protein kinase At5g63710 isoform X5, with amino-acid sequence MAHSGNGERFCDPLRNCFTWNHLILQCFMILTFVGITSSSTQPDIEGGALLQLRDSLKDSSNRLRWTRDFVSPCFSWSYVTCRDQSVVALSLASNGFTGTLSPSITKLKFLVTLELQNNSISGTLPDYLGNMVNLQTLNLSMNSFNGSIPTSWSQLSNLKHLDLSNTNLTGSIPTQFFSIPTFDFSGTHLICGKSLNQPCSSSSRLPVTSSKKKLRDITLTASCVASVILFLGAMVMYHHHRLRRTKNDIFFDVAGEDDRKISFGQLKRFSLREVQLATDSFNESNLIGQGGFGKVYRGMLPDKTKVAVKRLADYFSPGGEAAFQREIQLISVAVHKNLLRLIGFCTTSSERILVYPYMENLSVAYRLRDLKAGEEGLDWPTRKRVAYGSAHGLEYLHEHCNPKIIHRDLKAANILLDNNFEPVLGDFGLAKLVDTSLTHVTTQVRGTMGHIAPEYLCTGKSSEKTDVFGYGITLLELVTGQRAIDFSRLEEEENVLLLDHCWLCMKQIKKLLREQRLRDIVDSNLTTYDSEEVETIVQVALLCTQGAPEDRPAMSEVVKMLQGTGGLAEKWIEWEQLEEVRNKEALLLPTLPATWDEEESTIDQESIRLSSAR; translated from the exons ATGGCTCACTCAG GGAACGGTGAAAGATTTTGCGATCCACTAAGAAATTGCTTTACATGGAACCATTTGATCTTacaatgcttcatgatcttaaCTTTTGTGGGGATCACTTCTTCATCAACTCAACCAGATATAGAAG GAGGAGCTTTGTTGCAGCTCAGAGACTCACTTAAGGATTCAAGCAATCGTCTTAGATGGACACGCGATTTCGTGAGCCCTTGCTTTAGCTGGTCTTATGTCACCTGCAGAGACCAGAGCGTTGTGGCTCT GAGTCTTGCCTCAAATGGATTCACAGGAACACTCTCTCCATCTATTACAAAACTGAAATTCTTGGTTACACT AGAGTTACAGAACAACAGTATATCTGGTACTTTACCAGATTATCTAGGGAACATGGTTAATCTTCAGACGTTAAACCTATCAATGAACAGTTTCAACGGCTCAATACCCACGAGCTGGAGTCAGCTATCGAATCTAAAGCACTT AGATCTCTCAAACACTAACTTAACAGGAAGCATCCCAACACAGTTCTTCTCAATCCCAACATTCGA TTTTTCAGGAACTCATCTTATATGTGGTAAAAGCTTGAACCAGCCTTGTTCCTCAAGCTCTCGTCTTCCAG TCACGTCCTCCAAGAAGAAGCTAAGAGACATAACTTTAACCGCAAGCTGCGTTGCTTCTGTAATCTTATTCCTCGGAGCTATGGTTATGTATCACCACCATCGCCTCCGCAGAACCAAGAACGACATCTTTTTCGATGTAGCTGGTGAAGATGACAGGAAGATCTCCTTCGGACAGCTAAAAAGATTCTCATTGCGTGAAGTCCAGCTAGCAACAGACAGTTTCAACGAGAGCAATCTGATCGGACAAGGAGGGTTTGGAAAAGTGTACAGAGGTATGCTTCCGGACAAAACAAAAGTTGCAGTGAAACGTCTTGCGGATTACTTCAGTCCTGGAGGTGAAGCAGCTTTCCAAAGAGAGATTCAGCTCATTAGCGTCGCGGTTCATAAGAATCTCTTACGTCTCATTGGCTTCTGCACAACTTCCTCTGAGAGAATCCTCGTGTATCCATACATGGAGAATCTTAGCGTTGCATATCGACTAAGAG ATTTGAAGGCGGGAGAGGAAGGGTTAGACTGGCCAACAAGGAAACGTGTGGCTTACGGTTCAGCTCATGGTTTGGAGTATCTACACGAGCATTGTAACCCTAAGATCATACACCGTGATCTCAAGGCTGCAAACATACTTCTAGACAACAACTTTGAGCCTGTTCTTGGAGATTTTGGTTTAGCTAAGCTTGTGGACACCTCGTTGACTCATGTCACAACTCAAGTCCGTGGCACAATGGGACACATTGCGCCAGAGTATCTCTGCACAGGAAAATCATCAGAGAAGACCGATGTTTTCGGTTACGGTATAACGCTTCTTGAACTCGTTACTGGTCAGCGCGCAATCGATTTTTCACGCTTGGAAGAGGAGGAAAACGTTCTCTTGCTAGATCAT TGTTGGTTGTGTATGAAACAGATAAAGAAGCTGTTGAGAGAACAGAGACTCAGAGACATTGTTGATAGCAATTTGACTACATATGATTCTGAAGAAGTTGAAACCATTGTTCAAGTGGCTCTTCTATGTACACAAGGCGCACCGGAAGATAGACCAGCGATGTCTGAAGTGGTTAAGATGCTTCAAGGGACTGGTGGTTTGGCTGAAAAATGGATTGAGTGGGAACAGCTTGAAGAAGTTAGGAACAAAGAAGCATTGTTGCTTCCGACTTTGCCAGCTACTTGGGATGAAGAAGAATCCACCATTGATCAGGAATCTATCAGGTTATCGTCAGCAAGGTAA